One Triticum dicoccoides isolate Atlit2015 ecotype Zavitan chromosome 5B, WEW_v2.0, whole genome shotgun sequence genomic window carries:
- the LOC119307855 gene encoding nucleoside diphosphate kinase 2, chloroplastic-like has product MDAMAALARTGPSLAAAGHRSSATFRPSASLSFASASLRSRGRVGLSTAGWNRRATRVARATPNRIVASSEVEQTYIMIKPDGVQRGLVGEIISRFEKKGFLLKGLKLFQCPKDLAQEHYKDLKERPFFPNLIDYITSGPVVCMAWEGDGVVVSARKLIGATNPLQAEPGTIRGDLAVQTGRNVVHGSDSPDNGKREIGLWFKEGELAQWESVQTPWLIE; this is encoded by the exons ATGGACGCCATGGCAGCACTCGCCAGAACGGggccttccctcgccgccgccggccacaGGAGCTCCGCAACGTTCCGGCCGTCGGCGTCACTCTCCTTCGCCTCCGCTTCCTTGAGGAGCCGCGGCCGCGTCGGGCTGAGCACGGCGGGGTGGAACCGGAGGGCAACCAGGGTAGCTCGCGCCACCCCCAACCGCATCGTCGCCTCCTCG GAGGTTGAGCAGACCTACATTATGATCAAACCTGACGGTGTTCAGCGTGGTCTG GTTGGAGAGATTATTTCTCGCTTTGAGAAGAAGGGCTTTTTGCTGAAGGGGCTGAAACTTTTTCAGTGCCCCAAAGACTTGGCTCAG GAACATTACAAGGATCTTAAGGAGAGACCTTTCTTTCCCAATTTAATCGACTACATAACTTCTGGACCTGTAGTCTGCATG GCCTGGGAGGGTGATGGCGTTGTTGTATCAGCTCGCAAACTGATCGGAGCTACTAACCCCCTTCAAGCTGAACCAGGGACCATAAGGGGCGATCTTGCAGTTCAAACAGGAAG GAATGTCGTCCACGGAAGTGACAGCCCTGATAACGGCAAGCGAGAAATCG GATTATGGTTCAAAGAGGGTGAGCTTGCTCAATGGGAATCAGTTCAAACACCCTGGCTTATAGAGTGA